Below is a window of Photobacterium atrarenae DNA.
AGTAGAAAGGGAAATTGTCCCGACGTCTGAACAAGGAGTAAATGATGGAACAACACCAAGCGGTGTCAGGCAGTTGCCTGTGCGGAAAAGTGACCCTGAAAGCCGAACAGGCGGATTTGCATGTTGGCGCCTGTCATTGCGGGATGTGCCGCAAGTGGGGCGGCGGCCCTTATCTGGCCGTGGAAGCCGGTGATCAGGTGACCATCGACGGTGAAGCCTTTGTGAGCCGTTTTGCCTCATCCGAATGGGCAGAGCGCGGTTTTTGCAGTGTGTGCGGTACCCATTTGTTTTATCGGTTGAAAGACAAGAATCAGTATATTGTGCCGGCCGGACTTCTGGATCAGCAGGATAAGCTGGTGATGAGTCATCAGATATTCATCGATAAAAAGCCTGAGTATTATGCGTTCAGCAACTCGACCGAAAATATGACCGAGGCGGAGGTTTTCGCCAAGTACGCCCCTTAACACTTGGCAACTTGTCTACACTTGAGGTATCTGACGACGTCGATATGAGGCCGGATACTTCAAGTTTTTCAAATATACCAATCGAACAACGCTCTTATTTCATCCCACCCTGTGTCTTTGTTTCTTTTCCATCGTTGGCATTCACCGATTGATACAAAAAAGGATTGAAATCATGCTCAATTTTGCGAATAGCCAGGCCTTGAAAACAAAACAAACGAAAGTGACCACGGCTGCCAATATTATCAAAGATGTGATTTTGCCGGATTTGAATGAGCTATATTCCCCGGCCGAGATTGAGATCCTGCAACAAGCCCAGCAGCTGATGGACGACGGCAAGCACCGGATCCGGCAGTTGAAAGACAAGCGGCGCCGGGAGGAAAAACAGCGGGAAGATGTCGAATCTGACCTCCACCACAGAGCTTATCAGCAGGCGTTTAAAGCCCTGGAGCGGATGTCGCTGTCTGAACTGTACCGGCTCAACGTCAGCCTGGGTAGCCAGTGCTCGTCGATTGAGGAGTTGATTGAAGAGTATGACCACCGACATCACCTGGCGACCGTGCAGAGCTGGCTGGATACTGAAGTTGATGCTGAACGTTACCTGGCCCTGACGCCGGAAGAAGCCCGGGAAACCTGGCGGGTGGGGATTGCCAGGGCGGCCGTTGAGATCATTAGCTGGCCGAACCTGAAATATCACCGCGACTACCAGGCGCGGGGCGGACGTTTTACCGAGCCGCTCGGGATACCGGACGACTTCCCGCAGGCCATCTACGCTGAAAGCCGCGAGGCCAGTCGTTACAAGCTGTCTCTCGGGTGCTGTCAGGTGCTTCGGGCGCTGAAACGCTATGAAGCCAACCTTGAGCAGGTGCGGTTGATCCTGGCCGGTCTCGGCGCCTGAACCGGGCAAGCGCTACGGATAACTCTACTAACAGTAAAAAGCCCTGCGAATGCAGGGCTTTGTTGTTGGGGTTTTATCGTTAGGGCTTGGGCGCTCAGAGCACAATTCCGGCAAACAGGAAGCCGAACAGGATACTGAACACCATGCTCAGCAGGCCCGGGATCATAAAGCTGTGGTTAAAGATATATTTACCGATCCGGGTGGTGCCGGTGCGGTCAAAATCAATTGAGGCGATGATCGGGCCGTAATTCGGAATAAAGAAGTAGCCATTGACGGCCACAAAGGTGGCAATGATCACTGTTGGTGGCAAGCCGAGGGTGATGGCAACCGGAACCAGCACGGCAGTGGTCGCGCCCTGGCTGTTGACCATGACCGACAGGGCGAACAGGGCAAAGGCGAAGGTCCACGGCGCAACTTCTACCAGACCGGCGACCGCTTCTTTGACCATCTCGTCATGGCCACCGATGAAGGTATCCCCCAGCCAGGCAATCCCGAAGATGGCGACAATTGCCCGCATCCCGGCGTGGAACACAGAGCCCTGAGTGATCGCATAGCCGTCCGGCTTGCACAGCAAGATGATCAGGGCAGCCACGGAGAGCATCACGATTTCAATGGTGTGCGCCATCCCCATGGCGTGGCCGTCAAACTGCGGCCGCAGCGACGGAAACGCACCCATTACGACTACGGTCAGGGCTCCAAGCAAAAACAGGGATACGGCTTTTTTGGCTTCCGGCTTGATTTCCAGCTCGGCCACTTCCAGTTCCTGCTCCATTTCGGCACGAAAAGCCGGATCGGCCATTCGGCGCTGAAACTCCGGATCGTCTTTCAGCTCTTTGCCCAGTTTGTTGACAATCACGCAAGCGGCGGTCAGACCTAAGCTGGTGCCGGGAATCGTGACCATCAGGACATCGGCCAGGGTAATGCCTTGCGGCTCTAAGAAGGCCACCAGGGCGACCACGGCGGCGGCAATCGGGCTGGCAACAATCGCAAATTGTGAGGCGATCACGGCCATGCCCATCGGGCGCTCCGGACGGATCCCGCTGCGGCGGCTGACTTCGGCAATCACCGGCAGCACGGAGTAAGCCACGTGCCCGGTCCCGGCCATCATGGTGAACACATAGGTCACCACCGGTGCAATAAAGGTGATGTATTTCGGATTGCGGCGCAGGATCTTGGTGGCGATCTTGATCAGTAAATCAAGGCCACCGGCAGCTTGCATCGATGCAGCGGCTGCAACCACCGCCATGATCATCAGCATGACATTGATTGGCGGGCTGGTCGGCTCGATGCCGAAAATAAAGCTGAGGACGGCCAGGCCGATCCCCCCCATGACACCGAGGCCAATGCCGCCGATGCGGGCCCCGATTAAGATACATAATAAGACAATCAATAATTCTACAATAAACACACCAATCTCCTTGATGACCACGTTTAAGACTGGGATCCATGATATCGGTTTACGGTATTGCACAACCGTATGTCCATCACACTCCTATATCATAACCATATAAAATAAAAGGACATTTGTTATGGACTGACTGTGCTTGTAATGCGTTAGTTGTGGGTTGTGTGGCCGGAGTTAAGCAGCTGGAAGCTGGGTGTTAAATAAGTCAGGGTTGTACATAAAACGAGCGGTTGGTTCCTGATGCAGGTGGCTTTGCCCGGTAAACGTAAGGTAAGTCACTAAAATATAATCATTTGCTGTCTACACTGAGGATATCTGAGGTCATAAAGAGGGATGTTTATGTCAGTGAAACCTCTGCGCAGTGACAAACTGTATCGCGCATCAGCCCTGAACGGGCTGGCGGCGGACTGTACCTCGACCAAGCATTTAACACCGCTGGATGAAATTGTGGGCCAGGAACGGGCCCAGAAGGCGGTGGAGTTTGCCATGTCGATAAAAGAAAAGGGCTACAACATCTACGCCATCGGCCGCAACGGGCTGGGGAAGCGGACGATGATTTTGCGGTATCTGAACCGGCATGATCCCAACGGCAGCAGCGTGCCGTTGTATGACTGGTGCTACGTGGCGAACTTTGAAGAAACCCGCAGCCCGAATGTGCTGAAGTTGCCGCCGGGAACCGGTCATCAGTTCAAAAAAGAGATTGAAAAACTGATGACCCGGCTGGTCAAGGCGTTGCCGCTGGCGTTTGACAACGAGATGTATTACAGCCGCTCGGAAACGCTGAAAAACCAGCTGACCCAGAAGCAGGAGAGCTCGCTGCTGACGCTGACCAATGAAGCCAAAGAGAAAAGCGTCAGCCTGTCATTGACCACCCAGGGCGAATACCAGCTGGTGGCGATGAACGGCGAAGAGCCGCACACCGAAGAAAGTTTTGCAGAGCTGTCGGATGAAGAGCAACAGCAGTTTGATCACATCATCAGCGATCTGGAGAAAAAGCTGCGGGGGATCGTGCGTCAGCTGACGGAAATGGAGGAAGAGTTTTCCGATAAAATCCAGAAGCTGAATGAGGAAGTGGCGCTGGATGTGGTGGTGCACTTTATCAAGCCGTTGAAAAAAGTCTACAAAGGGCTGCCTGAGGTCAAAGCCTATCTCACGGCGATGCAAAAAGACATTCTGGAAAACCTGGACATCTTTCTCGAAGAGAGTGAAGAGCAGGTGGCGCTGGCCTACGCTGCGCTGGATAAGAAAATGCCGCGCCGCTACCAGGTGAATGTGCTGGTGAACCAGGATCCGGAGGCCAAATTTCCGATCGTGGTGGAAGACAGTCCGAGCTATCACTCAATTTTTGGCTATGTCGAAAACGCCACCTACAAAGGTACGGTGTTTACCGACTTTTCACTGATCCGCGCCGGCAGCCTCCACCGTGCCAATGGCGGCGTGTTGCTGATGGATGCGGTCAAAGTGTTGGAACGACCGTATGTCTGGGATGGCCTCAAACGTGCGCTGCGGGCTCGCAAGCTGAATGTGAATTCGCTGGAGCGCGAAGTGACGTTGTCCGGCACCATTTCGCTGGAGCCGGAAGATATTCCGCTCAACGTGAAGATTATTCTGTTCGGGGACTATCAGACCTATCAGCTGCTGCAGCAGTACGATCCGGATTTCAGCGAGTTGTTCCGGGTGACCGCCGATTTTGAAGATGAAATGGCGCGCACGGATGCATCAGAGGAGCAGTATGCCCGGTTCATTTCCAGCA
It encodes the following:
- a CDS encoding GFA family protein — protein: MMEQHQAVSGSCLCGKVTLKAEQADLHVGACHCGMCRKWGGGPYLAVEAGDQVTIDGEAFVSRFASSEWAERGFCSVCGTHLFYRLKDKNQYIVPAGLLDQQDKLVMSHQIFIDKKPEYYAFSNSTENMTEAEVFAKYAP
- a CDS encoding anaerobic C4-dicarboxylate transporter family protein, which translates into the protein MFIVELLIVLLCILIGARIGGIGLGVMGGIGLAVLSFIFGIEPTSPPINVMLMIMAVVAAAASMQAAGGLDLLIKIATKILRRNPKYITFIAPVVTYVFTMMAGTGHVAYSVLPVIAEVSRRSGIRPERPMGMAVIASQFAIVASPIAAAVVALVAFLEPQGITLADVLMVTIPGTSLGLTAACVIVNKLGKELKDDPEFQRRMADPAFRAEMEQELEVAELEIKPEAKKAVSLFLLGALTVVVMGAFPSLRPQFDGHAMGMAHTIEIVMLSVAALIILLCKPDGYAITQGSVFHAGMRAIVAIFGIAWLGDTFIGGHDEMVKEAVAGLVEVAPWTFAFALFALSVMVNSQGATTAVLVPVAITLGLPPTVIIATFVAVNGYFFIPNYGPIIASIDFDRTGTTRIGKYIFNHSFMIPGLLSMVFSILFGFLFAGIVL
- a CDS encoding Lon protease family protein, encoding MSVKPLRSDKLYRASALNGLAADCTSTKHLTPLDEIVGQERAQKAVEFAMSIKEKGYNIYAIGRNGLGKRTMILRYLNRHDPNGSSVPLYDWCYVANFEETRSPNVLKLPPGTGHQFKKEIEKLMTRLVKALPLAFDNEMYYSRSETLKNQLTQKQESSLLTLTNEAKEKSVSLSLTTQGEYQLVAMNGEEPHTEESFAELSDEEQQQFDHIISDLEKKLRGIVRQLTEMEEEFSDKIQKLNEEVALDVVVHFIKPLKKVYKGLPEVKAYLTAMQKDILENLDIFLEESEEQVALAYAALDKKMPRRYQVNVLVNQDPEAKFPIVVEDSPSYHSIFGYVENATYKGTVFTDFSLIRAGSLHRANGGVLLMDAVKVLERPYVWDGLKRALRARKLNVNSLEREVTLSGTISLEPEDIPLNVKIILFGDYQTYQLLQQYDPDFSELFRVTADFEDEMARTDASEEQYARFISSIVNESEMLHCDRKAIARIIDYSSRQAGDQNKLSLHSADIANLLRESNYVAKSSKATMIRANHVEQALQSQEMRVSRLKDQVMQTYQNGTTLIDTQGAVIGQINGLSVISTTDYQFGAPNRITASTAFGDGEVFDIERQVKLGGRIHSKGVMILSSYLASVFGRTKAIPLKTHLTFEQSYGGVDGDSASMAELCAIVSAFSHMPLRQDVAITGSMNQFGQAQPIGGVNEKIEGFFDVCVIKGRQPTQGVIIPQSNAHNLMLRKDVVEAVEKGEFHIWAISHVSEAIEILTGKPAGAWSEETGYPLDSVFGQAQVKLNALRV